Sequence from the Exiguobacterium aurantiacum genome:
ATGGTGAACCAATTGATTTGTTTTAAAAATTCGAAAGAGTTACAGTTGTATGATAAAAGAAAATAAAGCTTGAAACGGTGATTCATGTAAAGGTACACTGAGAACGTAAACAAAAGGGGGATTTCAGGATGGACGATCAACGTTTGAAACAATGGCTCACCGAGGCGAAGACAATTGCTGTCGTCGGTGTGTCAGCGAACCCGAACAAAACCGCAAACCAAATCGCAGACTATCTGCTATTGCAAGGTTACACGGTCATCCCTGTCAATCCGACGCTCGAGACGTGGAACGGACGCAAAGCCTATCCGACGGTCGAGAGCATCCCGGGACGCGTCGACATCGTCGACGTCTTCCGACGCAATGAGTATTTGGCCGGCGTGGCCGAAGATGCCGTCCGACATGGGGATGTCGGTCTCGTCTTCAACCAGCTCGGGCTCACCAGCCCGGACGCCGAGCGGATCGCTCGCGATGCCGGACTCGACTACATCGAAAATCGATGCATCTATGTCGAGCACGCCCGCCTTCTCGGTTAAGACCTACCTCCTTGGTAGGTCTCCTTTTTTTCACGAGCCCCGCTCGCGGAGGGAGGCTTGCCAGAATCCAAAAACAGCTATACAATAGGATAGAAAAACGAACGTGTGTTCGAAATTGAGGTGACGAAGATGTCAACAGACTTATTTAATTACAATGAAGACGCCATCCAGGTGCTCGAAGGACTGACTGCCGTTCGGAAACGTCCGGGGATGTATATCGGTTCGACCGACCATCGCGGCTTACACCATCTCGTCTATGAGATCGTCGATAACGCGATCGATGAGGCGCTCGCCGGTTTCGGCGGCCAAATCGACGTGACCATCCATAAAGATGACGCCATCACGGTGCGCGACCATGGGCGCGGTATGCCGACCGGGATGCACGCCTCTGGGAAACCGACGCCAGAGGTCATCTTCACGGTCCTCCACGCCGGAGGTAAGTTCGGCCAAGGCGGCTATAAGACGTCAGGTGGACTCCACGGGGTCGGCGCCTCGGTCGTGAACGCACTCTCGAGCAAGGTGCTCGTCACGATTTATCGCGACGGCAAAGTGTTCGAGCAGACGTTTGCCGACGGCGGGATCCCGCAGACGACGCTCCTTGAGACCGGAAAGAGCCGTCAGACGGGGACGAGCGTCTACTTCAAACCGGACGCCTCGATCTTCTCAACGACGACATACAACTACGACACGCTCGCCGAACGGCTCCGTGAATCGGCTTTCCTTTTAAAAGGATTGACAATCACGCTGACAGACGAGCGTTCGGATAAAGAAGAGACGTTCCACTACGAGGAAGGGATCGCCGAGTTCGTCCAATATTTGAACGACGACAAGGCGACGCTTCATCCGATCGTCTACTTCGAAGGGACGGAGAACGATATCGAGCTCGAGCTCGCCTTCCAGTTCACGGACGCCTATTCCGAGAACGTCCTCTCGTTCGTCAACAACGTCCGGACTCGTGACGGCGGCACGCACGAGGTCGGCGCCAAGACGGCGATGACCCGCATCGTGAACGAGTACGCCCGTAAGAACGGATTGTTGAAAGAAAAAGACAAGAACCTTGACGGCGGTGACGTCCGCGAAGGCTTGACGCTCATCGTCTCGGTAAGGATCCCGGAAGAGTTCCTCCAATTCGAGGGGCAGACGAAATCGAAACTCGGTTCGCCTGAGGCCCGCACGAGTGCTGATGGCGTCATGGCCAAACAACTGACGATCTTCCTCGAGGAGAACCCGCAGATGGCGACGATGCTCATCAAGAAGGCGATCCGTGCCGCCCAAGCCCGCGAAGCCGCCCGGAAAGCCCGGGAAGAAGCGCGTAACGGCAAGAAGAAGAAACGTTCGAGCATCTTGAACGGGAAACTGACGCCGGCGACGTCGAAGAACGCCGCCAAGAACGAACTGTTCCTCGTCGAGGGTGACTCGGCCGGCGGTTCGGCCAAACAGGGCCGCGACCGGACATTCCAGGCCATCCTGCCGCTGCGCGGGAAGGTCATCAACTCGGAGAAGTCGAAACTCCAGGACATCATGAAGAACGAGGAAATCAACACGATCATCCACGCGATCGGGGCCGGGGTCGGCCACGACTTCGACCTTGAGGACTGCAATTTCGACAAAATCATCATCATGACCGATGCCGATACGGACGGGGCCCACATCCAAGTGCTCCTGTTGACGTTCTTCTTCCGTTATATGCGCCCGCTCGTCGAGGCCGGCAAAGTGTTCGTCGCCTTGCCGCCGCTCTATCGCATCTCGAAAGGGAAAGGCAAGTCGGAACAGTTCGAGTACGCCTGGGACGAAGAGGCGCTCGAGAAGCTCGTCAAAGTGTATAAGAAGGGCTATATCCTCCAGCGCTACAAAGGTCTCGGTGAGATGAACGCCGACCAGCTATGGGAGACGACGATGAACCCGGACACACGGACGCTCATCCGTGTCACGGTCGATGACGCTGCCGTCGCCGACAAGCGTGTCTCGGTGCTCATGGGAGACAATGTCGCCCATCGCCGCGAGTGGATCGAGGAGAACGTCGCCTTCGGCCTCCAGGAAGATGATTCGATCATCTCCAATGAACACGTGACTAAAGCGATTGAGGAAGTGATGTAACGATGTCGACGATTCAACACATTTTAAACTTGTCGCTCGAACAGGTCGTCGGTGACCGCTTCGGGCGTTACTCGAAATATATCATCCAGGACCGGGCCCTCCCGGACGCGCGCGACGGGCTCAAACCCGTTCAGCGCCGCATCCTGTATGCGATGCACCACGAAGGCAACACGAACGAGAAACCGTACCGCAAATCGGCCAAGACGGTCGGGAACGTCATCGGTAACTATCACCCGCACGGTGACATTTCCGTCTATGAGGCGATGGTACGCCTATCGCAGGACTGGAAGTTGCGTTATCCGCTTATCGACATGCACGGGAACAACGGCTCGATGGACGGCGACTCGGCCGCCGCGATGCGGTATACCGAGGCCCGTCTGTCGAAGATTGCCGGCGTCATGCTGACGTCGATCTCGAAGAACACGGTCGACTATACGCCGAACTTCGACGATTCGACCGAAGAGCCGCTCGTCTTGCCGTCACTCCTCCCGAACTTGCTCATGAACGGGACGACGGGGATCTCCGCCGGTTATGCGACCGAGATTCCGCCGCATAACTTGACCGAGGTGCTCAATCTCGCCATCGCCCGCCTGAAAGGTGAGGTCGAGACGACAAATGACGCCTTCCGTTATATGCAAGGGCCTGACTTCCCGTCTGGCGGGATCGTCATGGGCAAAGACGGCATCTTGAAGGCGTTCGAGACCGGAAAAGGCAAGGTCATCATCCGTGCCAAATCGGTCATCGAGCCGCTCAAGGGCGGTCGTGAACAGATCACGATCACCGAGCTCCCGTATGAGGTGAACAAGGCGAACCTCGTCAAGAAGATGGAAGAGCTCCGTCTCGACCGCAAAGTCGAAGGCGTCGCCGAAGTCCGTGACGAGACCGACCGGACCGGTGTCCGTGTCGTTATCGAGTTGAAGAAGGAAGCCGATGCGGAAGGTGTGCTCCACTTCTTCTTGAAGCATACCGACCTGCAGCTCGCCTATAACTACAACATGGTCGCCATCGTCAACCGGACACCGAAACAGATGGGTCTCTTGTCGATTATCGACGCGTATTTGAAACACGTCGAAGAAGTCGTCACTCGACGCACGACGTTTGAGCTCGACCAGGCGAAGAAACGCGCCGAGATTGTCGATGCGCTCGAACAGGCTATCTCGGTCCTTGACGAGACACTCGAACTCATCCGTTCGGCGAAAGACAAATCTGAGGCGAAGCAGAAGCTAATGGAGCGGTTCTCGTTCTCGGACCGTCAAGCCGAAGCGGTCGTCATGCTCCAATTGTATCGTTTGACGAACACGGATATCGTCGAGCTCCAGAAAGAGGCGAAGGCGCTCCAAAAAGAAATTGCCCGCCTTGCCAACATCTTGAACGTCGATGCGACGAAACGGAAGCTCATCTCGAAAGAGTTGACCGCGCTCCGTGACGAGTTCGGCGACGCACGGCGCTCGGTCATCGAGTCCGAGGTCGAAGAGTTGAAACTGAAGACCGAGGTCATGATCGCCGTCGAGGAGACGATGGTGTTCGTCAGCCGCGATGGCTACGTCAAACGTTCGTCGATGCGCTCATATGGCGCCTCGAGCGACGAGATGCCGGAGATGAAGCAGAAAGACCGTCCCGTCCTCGTCACCCAGGCGATGACGACGGACCATCTGCTCGTCTGGACGAACAAGGGTAGTTACTTGCTCATCCCGGTCCATCAGATCCCGGAGTCGAAATGGAAGGACGCCGGACAGCATGTCGCCAACCTCGTTCCGATCGAAGGCGAACAAGTCGTCTCGGCCGATGTCGTCTCGACGTTCGACACCGACGCGCACTGTCTGTTCGTCACGCGTGAAGGGATGGTCAAACGGACCCCGCTCCGTGACTATGACGCCCAACGCAAGTCGAAGGCGCTCATGGCGCTCAAACTGAAAGGCGACGACGAGGTCGTCTTTGCCGGTATCAGTGACGGTCCGGGCCAACTGTTCCTCGTCTCTGAGCGTGGCTATGGCCTCTGGTTCAAAGAAGATGACGTGCCGGTCGTCGGTCAGCGTGCCGCCGGTGTCAAAGCGATGAACTTGAAGGATGGGGACATGGTCGCCGATGCCTTCGCCTTCTTCACACCGCCGCTGTTCGTCCTCGTGACGCAGCGTGGAGCAGTCAAGAAGATGAAGCTCGAGGCTCAGTTCGACTGCACGAACCGCAACTTGCGCGGCACGATGCTCATCCGTGAGGTCAAATCGAAACCGCACCAGATTCGTCGTGTGCTCCCGGTACATGACGATGAAACGCTCCACATCATCGGGAAAGAGAAAGCGAAGACGGTCAAGACGAAGCAGTTGACGCTCTTGGACCGTTACGCCAACGGCTCATTCGTGTTTGATGAAGAGACGTTCGGAGAAATTGAGGACGTGTATCTCGATTAACGTATTAACCCCTGTACAACAAGACGTTGTGCAGGGGTTTTTGGTTTCGATATACTAGAGGGGATAGTAAAAAGCGAATCCATTAACGAGGAGATCATTCCATGCACGATTTGCTGAACGACCCAAACATGAACAATTATCCGGAGTTCCGCACGTTTTGTGAATTGAAGCGTCGAGGGTTACGAAAACAGGCACTTGTCGCCATGACACCGTTTCTTAAGACGGTAGAGACATGGAATTTTGATCAGCGACAGGAATTCGTTGCCTGGCTATACACGCATGACGAATCGTCCGACCCAGATGACCCCTATAATATATTCGTGTATTCGCTCGTAACGAACGTACTACAACCGACCCTCCTTGAGTGGAAGCAGCGTATCCCGAATGATCCTCGTCCTTATCGCTGGCTACAAGAGTATGAACAGGCATTCGCACTCGGTGGGCTTTCGGAACAGATTGCAGTCCAAGCGCTCATGGATCAAAAACTATTTGCACTTTGGTTCGCATTTCATCACATTAACGAAGATCTTTATCTCAGTGAGGTCGATGAGGACAAAAGTATCATCATAGAAGCGAGACGGCTGAACCAGTCCGTATTGAGTGAAGAAAAGCAAGCGGAATATGAGGCGGAACTCAGTTACTATAGCGACTTGCTGGCGGATTGGGTGACATACACTCAGACAGAGTCAAAAGACGAAAGTTTTCTCGACTGGTGTGAGCGATACGAACGAAATTACCCGTTCACTGAAAGCTATTATTATGAGGAGTAAACTAAAAGACGCTCAAGGGCGTCTTTTGTTGATTGTATTTTTAGATTCCAGCCCCCATCAAATAGCGCTCCAAGTCGGCCTGTTGGCGCAAGTGGTGGCGGGTATGCATCTCGATGAGGTCGTACCACTCCTGGTCGTTCAGCCAGCCAAAACCGCCATGCCGGGCTTTGACGTCACGGTTCGCCGAGCGGACGAGCGGTTCAAGCCGACTCAAACGCGAAGACAACTCGTCGAGTCGTCGCTCGAGCGTCTCACGCTTGTCGGTATTGTTCGGAGGTTGGTTCATCTCGTCAGGTAAACGGATTTTGATCGGAGGGAAC
This genomic interval carries:
- a CDS encoding CoA-binding protein, which produces MDDQRLKQWLTEAKTIAVVGVSANPNKTANQIADYLLLQGYTVIPVNPTLETWNGRKAYPTVESIPGRVDIVDVFRRNEYLAGVAEDAVRHGDVGLVFNQLGLTSPDAERIARDAGLDYIENRCIYVEHARLLG
- the parE gene encoding DNA topoisomerase IV subunit B — its product is MSTDLFNYNEDAIQVLEGLTAVRKRPGMYIGSTDHRGLHHLVYEIVDNAIDEALAGFGGQIDVTIHKDDAITVRDHGRGMPTGMHASGKPTPEVIFTVLHAGGKFGQGGYKTSGGLHGVGASVVNALSSKVLVTIYRDGKVFEQTFADGGIPQTTLLETGKSRQTGTSVYFKPDASIFSTTTYNYDTLAERLRESAFLLKGLTITLTDERSDKEETFHYEEGIAEFVQYLNDDKATLHPIVYFEGTENDIELELAFQFTDAYSENVLSFVNNVRTRDGGTHEVGAKTAMTRIVNEYARKNGLLKEKDKNLDGGDVREGLTLIVSVRIPEEFLQFEGQTKSKLGSPEARTSADGVMAKQLTIFLEENPQMATMLIKKAIRAAQAREAARKAREEARNGKKKKRSSILNGKLTPATSKNAAKNELFLVEGDSAGGSAKQGRDRTFQAILPLRGKVINSEKSKLQDIMKNEEINTIIHAIGAGVGHDFDLEDCNFDKIIIMTDADTDGAHIQVLLLTFFFRYMRPLVEAGKVFVALPPLYRISKGKGKSEQFEYAWDEEALEKLVKVYKKGYILQRYKGLGEMNADQLWETTMNPDTRTLIRVTVDDAAVADKRVSVLMGDNVAHRREWIEENVAFGLQEDDSIISNEHVTKAIEEVM
- the parC gene encoding DNA topoisomerase IV subunit A, with product MSTIQHILNLSLEQVVGDRFGRYSKYIIQDRALPDARDGLKPVQRRILYAMHHEGNTNEKPYRKSAKTVGNVIGNYHPHGDISVYEAMVRLSQDWKLRYPLIDMHGNNGSMDGDSAAAMRYTEARLSKIAGVMLTSISKNTVDYTPNFDDSTEEPLVLPSLLPNLLMNGTTGISAGYATEIPPHNLTEVLNLAIARLKGEVETTNDAFRYMQGPDFPSGGIVMGKDGILKAFETGKGKVIIRAKSVIEPLKGGREQITITELPYEVNKANLVKKMEELRLDRKVEGVAEVRDETDRTGVRVVIELKKEADAEGVLHFFLKHTDLQLAYNYNMVAIVNRTPKQMGLLSIIDAYLKHVEEVVTRRTTFELDQAKKRAEIVDALEQAISVLDETLELIRSAKDKSEAKQKLMERFSFSDRQAEAVVMLQLYRLTNTDIVELQKEAKALQKEIARLANILNVDATKRKLISKELTALRDEFGDARRSVIESEVEELKLKTEVMIAVEETMVFVSRDGYVKRSSMRSYGASSDEMPEMKQKDRPVLVTQAMTTDHLLVWTNKGSYLLIPVHQIPESKWKDAGQHVANLVPIEGEQVVSADVVSTFDTDAHCLFVTREGMVKRTPLRDYDAQRKSKALMALKLKGDDEVVFAGISDGPGQLFLVSERGYGLWFKEDDVPVVGQRAAGVKAMNLKDGDMVADAFAFFTPPLFVLVTQRGAVKKMKLEAQFDCTNRNLRGTMLIREVKSKPHQIRRVLPVHDDETLHIIGKEKAKTVKTKQLTLLDRYANGSFVFDEETFGEIEDVYLD
- a CDS encoding DinB family protein; this translates as MAMAVLSQFKEDLDGYTERQLRYQAAADVWSIGQMYDHIIVVAEEYADEIERCLASREAQPLGKTEFGDRLFQAGGFPPIKIRLPDEMNQPPNNTDKRETLERRLDELSSRLSRLEPLVRSANRDVKARHGGFGWLNDQEWYDLIEMHTRHHLRQQADLERYLMGAGI